One stretch of Vicinamibacteria bacterium DNA includes these proteins:
- a CDS encoding ornithine cyclodeaminase, translated as MKIRIISRDSVKKAISMGQAIETVKTAFAQLSGGQARVPIRTQLPVPRHDGVTLFMPAYLEEADELGMKMVSVFSGNPARGLPIINAMVVLVDAGTGVPTAILDGTYLTALRTGAASGAATDLLARADASTVAVLGTGVQGRTQLEAVCTTRRIERVFVYDARRGAAETFCREMASFGAPIPESIELASDTGHALREADIVCTATTSSKPVFADVELKQGAHINAIGAFTPQMQEIPAETVARSLLVVDSREAVWAEAGDLIIARDGGFISTDSVHAELGEVVSGSRPGRTNDRQVTLFKSVGNAVQDVSVGARILQEAEERGLGEVVEI; from the coding sequence GTGAAAATCCGAATCATCTCCAGAGATTCCGTAAAGAAGGCCATCTCGATGGGCCAGGCGATCGAGACCGTCAAGACAGCCTTCGCCCAGCTCTCGGGAGGGCAGGCGCGGGTTCCGATCCGCACGCAGCTACCCGTACCGCGGCACGACGGAGTGACTCTGTTCATGCCCGCCTATCTCGAAGAGGCTGACGAGCTCGGAATGAAAATGGTCTCCGTGTTCTCCGGCAATCCCGCCCGAGGGCTTCCCATCATCAACGCGATGGTCGTGCTGGTCGATGCGGGAACGGGGGTTCCGACGGCGATCCTCGACGGCACTTACTTGACTGCGCTCCGCACCGGCGCGGCATCCGGTGCGGCGACCGACCTCCTGGCTCGAGCGGACGCGAGCACCGTCGCCGTGCTGGGAACGGGAGTGCAGGGGCGGACTCAGCTCGAAGCCGTATGTACCACGAGGCGCATCGAGCGCGTTTTCGTGTACGACGCCCGTCGAGGGGCCGCGGAGACTTTTTGCCGGGAGATGGCAAGTTTTGGGGCGCCGATACCCGAGTCGATCGAGCTCGCTTCCGACACCGGTCACGCGCTGCGGGAGGCCGACATCGTCTGCACCGCGACGACCTCGTCGAAGCCAGTTTTCGCCGATGTCGAGCTCAAACAAGGCGCTCACATCAATGCCATCGGGGCATTCACCCCTCAGATGCAGGAGATCCCCGCGGAGACCGTGGCCCGCTCGCTCCTCGTCGTCGATTCGCGCGAGGCGGTCTGGGCCGAGGCCGGGGACCTCATCATCGCGCGCGACGGCGGGTTCATCTCGACGGACAGCGTTCATGCCGAGCTCGGCGAGGTCGTCTCGGGCTCGAGGCCGGGTCGAACGAACGACCGACAGGTCACGTTGTTCAAATCGGTCGGCAACGCCGTTCAGGACGTCTCGGTGGGCGCGAGAATCCTGCAAGAAGCAGAGGAAAGAGGTCTCGGGGAAGTGGTCGAAATCTGA